The following proteins come from a genomic window of Solidesulfovibrio carbinolicus:
- a CDS encoding type II toxin-antitoxin system PemK/MazF family toxin → MTRKVPGCGDFVHLDFNPQAGHEQAGERFGLVLSPSEFCKVTGFVFVAPITGQVKGYPFEVSIPVGARCYGVVLVDQTKSLDWVARKVQVVGKAPDELVEEALAKFSAIFGS, encoded by the coding sequence ATGACCCGGAAAGTCCCAGGTTGCGGCGATTTTGTGCATCTCGATTTCAACCCCCAGGCAGGCCATGAACAGGCGGGGGAACGCTTTGGGCTCGTTTTGTCGCCAAGCGAGTTTTGCAAAGTGACAGGGTTCGTGTTTGTCGCCCCGATCACTGGCCAAGTGAAAGGGTACCCTTTCGAGGTTTCAATTCCGGTTGGTGCGCGTTGTTACGGCGTGGTCCTGGTGGACCAAACCAAGAGCCTCGATTGGGTGGCCCGCAAAGTCCAGGTCGTTGGCAAAGCCCCGGATGAGCTCGTTGAAGAAGCACTCGCTAAGTTTTCAGCAATCTTCGGCTCTTAA
- a CDS encoding AbrB/MazE/SpoVT family DNA-binding domain-containing protein: MVMEVCIKRWGNSIGLRIPKGVADAIGLKADDVVSLDASQNGFTVKKARRKYILAELLSQVTPENRHDAIDWGGPKGKELL; the protein is encoded by the coding sequence ATGGTCATGGAGGTTTGCATTAAGCGGTGGGGGAATAGTATTGGTCTGCGAATCCCTAAGGGTGTTGCCGACGCAATAGGTCTTAAAGCTGACGATGTTGTCAGTCTTGACGCATCGCAGAACGGGTTCACCGTCAAGAAAGCGCGACGAAAGTATATTCTTGCGGAGCTTCTTAGCCAAGTTACGCCAGAAAATAGGCACGACGCGATTGATTGGGGAGGACCGAAAGGGAAGGAACTTTTATGA